The Streptomyces sp. NBC_01571 genome includes the window TCGAGGGTGTCGGCGTCGGCGTGGAGCCGGTAACCGCCGGGGACGGCCTCGATCGCCTGGTCGGCTACGCCGTACTTCGCGAAGAGCCGGCGCAGTCGCAGCACACAGGTGTGCAGCGCCGATCGGCCGCCGGCCGGTGGTCGGGTTCCCCAGACCACGCGCTGAAGCAAATCGGCGGAGACGACGGCGCCGGGATGCAGAAGGAGCGCGGCGAGCAGCGCACTGGGTCGGGAGGGTTGCAGCACGACCGTCTCGTGGCCGTCGGTGATGGCCAGCAGACCGAGCACCAGGAAGCGGGGTCGGTCGGTGGCTCCTGCTGCGGCGGTAGTCAGTTCAGCGAGTGCGCCGTCGGGCGCGGGGGCACCGGTCTTCACCACAGCCTTTCGCATCGCACGGTGGGTGGGGTGGTCCACCAAAGGCATTGCACGGCAACGCACTTGCCCCCGCCGGGGATGTGTGGCGGGTACAAGCTCGGTGCCGAGAGGGGAACTTAGATTCGATCAGGCCACCACGTCCAGTGGTTGGTATGAAACAACTGGTTACAAGTGCGGTCGCCGGGACCCGGGATGCCCAAGTGTGGGGGTGTGGTTTTGGCGGGTGGTCTGCCAGGGCATACGCTCCCGGAGGAGTGCCGGAGGATCTCCGTATGCCGCACTCAGGGGAGGATTCATGCCGTGGTGGGCGCTGATTCCGGTCGTCTCGATGATCACCGGGCCCGTCGCTCTGTACCTCATGACCCGACGCAAGCGTCGGCCCGAGGCCACCGATGAGCGCTACGAAGAGCTCTCGCGGAAGTACACCGCGCTGCTGGAGGACTCCACGTCGGGCGAGCTGCCCAACGGCCGGGCCCGCTACCCGGATCGGCGTTGAGAGGCGTTTGATCCCGTTGTCTCATCGCGTTCACCGGGTGCGGTTCATGTCACGCGTCAGCTCGGGGTGGATTCGGCGGCGAGTCTGCGGGGCATGAAGTCGATCTCCGGCTCAGCCGCTCTTCGAGGAAGGGGCTTCCCAGCAGCACGCTGAAGACGGGGGCGAGCGCGATCAACAGGCTCGCCGTGTCGGCCGCCACCTCCACCTGGGCCACGACCTCCGCCGTGATCTCCCGCGCCGCCTGTTCCACCGCCAGGTCCATTCCCGCCCCCTCGTCCGCACTGTTCGGACGATCATGTCAGCAGACTGCGACAGAGAGATCGGCCACCAGCACCGACGAGTCACTGCTGCCGCCCCCGAACATCCACGGCACCGCCCTCGACACCCCAGCAGCGCTCGCCAGCACCACCCAGGCGCTCCACGAATGCCCTCAATACCTCGGGTTGTACCTTCGATATGTTCGATATCAAGCGGCTCACGCGGGGACCTCGCCCCGCCTTCCGCCGTCACCGGAATCACTGTCGTCCCGACCGAATACGGTTTCGCGGTGAGTTGGGACGCGAACCCCACCCCGGACCTGGCGAGCTACGTGGTACATGAACGCGGATCCTTCGGCGGAGTGAGGTCGTCCGCGATCCTCACCCGCGCCCATTCCCGTCCCTTGGCATTGTGGGCAGTTGAGACGATCACCAAGCGACGCTTCGCCGCGGAGCCCGGGTCTGGCTTCGTTCACTATCAGCGACAGCGTTTGTCGATGAGCTTCAGCAGCAGTCGAACGTTCGCCCGTCGGGGAATGGTCACGAGAAGTGACGGCAGCGCTGTGTCGCCCAGACGGGCGGGGCGATCGACGTCTGTGACTGGACCCTGCCGCCCGGGTGTAGTTGCTCATGACCCGGACGAGGGTGCGAAAATGCGTTCGTGGTGACAGATGCCGAGTGGGCTCGGATTCGCCGGGGGTTGTGCTTCGGGCAGGTCTTCGAGGGCACCGTTGTGAAGGTTCCCCGGCCCGGTGCGATCGGGATCTTCGTGGACATCGGCCTGAGCATCGGAGGCTTCGTCGACGTCCTGTGGCTTCCGGAACAGAGCGATGACTGGCCGGCGGAAGGCACGGTTGCGGATTTCGAGATCTGGTGGGCAGACAGCCGTCAACAGATCCGGCTGCGGCCGTTGGACTCTCGGTATCAGCGGAACGACTTCGCAGACTTCGAGGCACGTTTCCGTCCCAATTGGCCGTCCGAGGTCGGTCAGCCCGTTCTTGATCCCAGGCCCCCGGCCCTCGATGAGGTGCGGTCCGCGCTGCGATCTGACGGGCCGCCGGCCAGCTCCCCGTGAGTTCTGGTGACGTGAGTTCTGGTGAGGTGGCCGACTGTCGTGGCGAGAGCTAGCCGGCCCCGGCCTCGGCTCGGGCACGACTTTCGACATCTGCGGGCATGACCAACCCCTTTCACCAGGAGCATCCCACTGCTGCCCTGGCAAGCACCGCAGTGCTGTCAAAGCTCGTGAACATCACCAGACCCTGGATCGGGATGCCTCCCGAACCCGTGAACAACTGCTGTCGCTACCCGTGAGCAAAGCCACGGGTCAGTGGAACCAGGCAACGAGTCGCACGTTGCCTGCTCCGTGGAGTTCGCTGAGTGTCCGCATCACGCTCCAGACCGGCCCGCAGTGGATTTTGTCTCCGGCGACCGATTCTCGGCTTCGTGTGCCGGAGCTGTCTGTCTCCTGCCAGTCGGTGGAGGCAAGCTCGGCCCAGGTGATCCATGTTGTGCCGTGGACGTCAGGAGGTCCGCTGTACGCGGCGTATCCGGTCTGCAGATCCTCAGACGCGTCGCTCGGAAAGCCGCGGCCTTCGGCCAGAGGGCGGAAGCCGAAGGAGTTCCGGATACCGAAGATGCAGGCGAGGGCGTCGTAGGCGTTGCCGTTGTTGAGCAGGAAGAGGTCGATGGCAGCGTGCCACACGGATTCCTCGTCGTCGGGGCCCCAGAGGCGGGCACCTGGTCGACACTCGATCATCCCGCTGACTTCGGTAGACATGCGGGCATGCTGCCCGCACGGTCCATGAGTCGGCACCTGCTTTTCCTTTGACCTGCCTCGCCACCAGTTCCAGCGGCCGCCTCAGGCGCTCGTGCGGTGAGCCCTGATGAGTCGGTGATCCATCTCGTCGGCAATGGCTCTACAGGTCAAGGCCGCTCCTGACCTTCCACACCCAGGGCCCGCAACGCAACGAGTTCCGGGCCCTTCTCGCCGAACGGTTCGTCCGGCGTGCTCGTGGCCGGGTGTTTCACCTCAGCGATGCCCAAGATCACCCGCCGGGGGCAGCCGGGCGCATTCTCGGCCCGGCCCGCGCTGCCCCCGCCAGCGCGGGTTACTGGGGGCACGGGCCACTGATCCCCCGCAGCGCCCCGTTCCCTGTTTCTTCCCGGCCCTTCCCCTTTTCTTCTTGCCGTGACGGTCACAGGGTGCTCTGTGGGGGATGTCCGCGCCTCGACCACGCCCCGACGGGCATCTGACCTGCATGAACACGGGCCGCTTCAGCCGATAAATTGACACGCCCAGTCCGGTCGGCCGGTACGGGTTCCGGGTGCAGGAGGTCCAGCCGGCGCAGGGCGGTGCGCCGCTGCACCACCGACAAGGCCGGCGACGGCGGCGCCGAGCACCAGCCAGCCGGCGGGGCCGGCGGTCATCACGGCGCCGGTCAGCAGCAGCGGGCCGGCAGACTTCTGCACGGACTGCGCCATCCCGGCCACGCCGAGGTACGAGGCACGGGCGTGCGGGGGCGCGAGGGAGACGGCCAGCTCCCAGGAGCTCACGGACCGGATCAGCTCGGCGCCGGTGACCAGCATCGCGGCGACGAGCAGGGCGGCGACGAGCAGGGCGGCCGAGGCGGTCCAGGCCCCGCCGCCGCCGGCGGCCAGGACCGCGCAGCAGGCGAGCAGCGCGAGTCCGTACAGGCCCACCGCGCGCGCAGCCTGACGCGGTTCAATGGCGTCGGCTAAGAGGTCCTAACAGAAGTTGTTGATCATGTGACCTTCGGCTTGGACAGTCGTTGGTCCAAGCGTGGGGAAACGTCAGTCGCGGCCGTGGATCGTGTCGGATGAACTGTGGTCGCTCATCGAGCCGTTGCTGCCCGAGCCGGGACCCAAGCTGGTCGAGGGTAGACCAAGGGTGCCGGACCGGCAGGCCTTGTGCGGGATCCTGTTCGTGCTGCACACCGGCATCCAATGGGAGTACCTGCCCCAGGAGTTGGGCTTCGGCTCGGGCATGACCTGCTGGCGGCGCCTGGCCGCGTGGAACGAAGCCGGCGTGTGGGATCAACTGCACCTGGTGCTGCTGAAACAGCTGCGGGCAGCAAAGCAGCTGGACTGGTCGCGGGCGGTGATCGACTCCTCGCACGTGCGGGCGGCCCGGCGGGGCCCAAAAGCGGACCCAGCCCGGTCGATCGCGCGCGGCCGGGCAGCAAACACCACGTCGTCACCGACGCCCAGGGCATCCCGCTCGCGGTGTCGCTGACCGGCGGGAACCGCAACGACGTCACCCAGCTCCTGCCCCTGATCGACAAGATTCCGGCCGTCGCGGGAGTCGTCGGCCGACCCAGACGCAGACCCGATGCCCTGCTCGCCGACCGCGCCTACGACCACGACAAGTACCGGCGCCTGCTGTGGCAGCGCGGTATCCGCCCAGTCATCGCCGAACGAGGCGTCGAGCACGGCTCCGGCCTGGGAACTTTCCGGTGGGTGGTGGAGCGCACCATCGCCTGGCTCCACGGCTTCCGCCGCTTACGCGTCCGCTGGGAACGACGCGACGACATCCATGAAGCCTTCCTCGGCCTCGCCACCTGCCTCATCACCCACAGGCACGTCCAACGCCTTTGTTAGGACCTCTAAGAGAAAGCCGAGTGCTGCTCCTGGGAGCCCACTCGGCCGTGGTTCTCGCCCGCAGGTCAGGCGACGGCGTCGTCGCTCCCGGTGCCCGCGAGGCGGAGGTGGTGGTCACGGGCGAGGAGGAGGTAGCTGCTCGCGGTCCACGTGTAGGCGCGGTCACGCAGGCCGGTACCGGTCAGGGCGTCGAAGTTCTCGGCGAAGCCATGGGTCTCGCACAGGGCGCGGAACCGGGCGCTGATGTCGTCCGCCAGTCGGAGGTGGCCGGCGCGGCGCAGGCCGTCCTCGATGAGGACGGTGGCGGGGGCCCAGATCGGGCCGCGCCAGTAGCCGTCGGCCCGGTAGTGCGGGGAGGTGGTCAGCTCGGTGGCGAGGCCGTACGGGGTCAGGTGGGCCTTGATGCGGTCGGCCAGCGCGCTGGTGACCTCGGCGGGCAGGTGCTCACCCAGCGCGATGGGCATCAGGTCGAGGAGACTGGCGCTGCTCCAGGTCTCCCCGGTCCCGGCCGAGCGCGCGACGAACCTCTCTCCGGTCCAGAGCTGGTCGAGTAGCGCCGCCTGGATTTCCTCGGCTGCCCCGACCCACCGGCTCGCCTCGTCCGGTCTGCCCAACTCTCGTGCCAGTGCCTCGAGTTCGCGGAGCTGGAGGACGAGGAAGGCGGTGAGGTCTGCGGTGACGACCACCCGCCCGGGGTCGAAGGTGGTGGCGTTGTCCCACCCGCTGTCGTTGCCGTGCTGGTAGTAAGGCAGTTCGGCGCCGGGCGCGCGCCTCACCGTGAGCCAGAAGCCGGTCCAGCGCTCCAGGCGCTCGTATACTTCGGTCAGTTCGGCCCGGCCCAGGTGGGTTGGCAGACTGCGCCGCAGGTGGCCGAAGGCCCAGCCGTGGATGGGCGGCTTGACGAAGTTGTAGAGGACTTCGGAGTGGGTGACCGAGTCCGGCAAGGCGCCGCTCTCGTCCTGGTGGTCAAAGGGCAGATGGAACTGGTGCCAGGCCAGCTCCGGCGCACCCGACGCCAGGGCGAGTGCGTTGAAGCAGTGGTCCCAGCTCCAGACCTTGTCCATCCAGTGCTTGGACATCAGCACGCCCGGCCGGGTGACCAGGCCCTTCGCCGCCACGGTCGCGGACCAGACGACGTAGGCTGCGAGTTCGGCGGCGGGGGTGGCTTCCGAACGCCAGGGCGCCACCGCGTCCACGAAATCCGTGAACGCTCCCTGCGCGGCCGACGCGATGTCGTCGAAGGACGCCGAGGATGCGTAGGGCGGGCGAGCGGTGTCGAGTTCCTCGACCGCGACCTCCCAGTGGCCGTCTGCCTCCGCTGTCACAGTGACACCGCGATCGCTACTGCCCAGGGCCTGGTCTCCGGGCGCGTCCGCGAGGGTGCCGGACAGTACGGTGACCCGGTATCGGCGGCCGGTCTCGTACGAGGTGAAGACGTGCGCGTTCGCGGCCGGATCGTGGAAGAAGTACGTTCCGCTGAACGGGGTGAGGGTCCGTACGGCGGCGAGGACGCCGAAGTCCAGGCCGCTGCCCCGAAGGCGTACGGCGTCCGGGGCCTCATAGGCGAGCTCGACGCGCCCGCTCTCGCCGACCCAGCTGAGCAGGCCCGGTATCGCCTCGACGCGGGTCTCGGCCCGCCCGCCTCCCACCGGTTCCAGGGGGACCAGACGCAGGACACCGTGCATGCCGTTCTGGTGCGAGACGAGGTGGAGGTCCTCGGCATACGTCTTCTCCGCGATCACGGGCGAGATGTCGAACCAGGACCCGTACGCGCTGAACGGGATGTCGTGGACGGAGAATGCCGGGCCGGACAGTGCGGCGGTCATGTGGTGTGACTCGTTTCTCGGTCAGGGGGTTCCGGCCGGCTGGCGCGGGAGGGCGCCGGTCGGCGTGGCAGGTCCGGGGACTCAGTCCTTGACGGCGCCGGTGGTCACGCCGGCCGCCACATAGCGCTGGGCGAGGACGAGAATGACCGCGGCGGGCAACGACGCCACGACCGCGGTGGCCATGATGGCGTTCCACTCCTGGTTGTTGTTGCCGATGTAGTGGTAGATGCCGAGGGTGATCGGCTCCCGGGCGCCGCCGTTGACCAGGGTGTTGGCGAAGACGAAGTCGGACCAGGACCACAGGAAGGCGAACAACGAGACCGTGACGACGGCGTTGCGGCTCATCGGCAGGACGATCGACCAGAAGGTCCGCAGCGCCCTCGCTCCGTCCATCTGCGCGGCCTGGAGCAGCTCGCCGGGTATACCCGACATGAAGGCGGTGAAGATCAGCACCGCGAAGGGGACGGCCAGAGTGGAGTCGGCGACGATCAGGCCGGGCACGGACTGGAGCAGGCCGAGCTGGAGGTAGACGGCGTAGAAGCCCATCGCCATGATGATCCCGGGGATCATCTGGGCGGCCAGCAGGACGAAGCTCAGCAGGCCGCCGCCGCGCGGGCGCAGCTTGGCCAGGGCGTAGCCGGCGGGCGCGGCCAGGGCCACGGTCAGCACGACGGTACCGAGGGCGACCACCAGGCTGGTGCCGAGGTAAGGCAACTGCTCGTCGAGGACGGTGCGGTAGCCGGCCAGGGTGCCGTGGGTGGGGAACAGGTCCGGCGGGCTCTTGCGCATGTCCTGGTCGCGGGTGAGGGACACGTTGATCATCCAGTAGACCGGGAAGAGCATGACCCCCGTCAGCAGCAGGCCGACGGCCGTCTTCCAGCCTGTCTTCGTGACAGCGTCCGTTCTCATGACAGCGCCTGCTTTCGCTGGACACGGACGTAGATCAGGCCGAACACCAGAGCGGCGACCACGAGCAGGTTGCCGACGGCCGCACCCGGGCCGAAGGCCGGCAGGAGATTGCCGAAACCGAGCTGGTAGGACCAGGTGGCGAAGGTGGTCGACGAGTCCGCCGGGCCGCCCTTGGTCATGATCCAGATGAGGTCGAAGACCTTGAGGGTGTAGACGAGGCCCAGCAGCAGCGTGATGGCGGAGACCGGCCGCAGCAGCGGGAAGGTGATGCGCCAGAAGCGCTGCCAGGCGTTCGCGCCGTCGAGGGCGGCGGCCTCGTGCAGTGACCCGGGGATGGACTGCAGACCGCTGTAGAGCACCACCAGGTTGAAGGGGACGCCGATCCAGATGTTCGCGATGATCACCGAGGTGAGCGACCAGGACGGCGAGGTCAGCCAGTTCACCGGCCCGATGCCAACGGCGTGCAGAACGGCGTTGACCACACCCGAGTCGCTGTTGAGCATCCACGACCAGGTGGAGGAGGAGACGATCAGCGGCAGCAGCCAGGGGACCAGGAACAGGGCCCGGAGCGTGGCCGAAAGCCGGAAGTTCTGGTTGAAGAAGACCGCGAGGGCGAGCCCGATGGCGTACTGGAAGACCAGGCATACGGCGGTGAAGACCGCGGTGTGCAGCAGGGCCGGCGCGAAGACCGGGTCGTCGAAAACCTTACGGTAGTTCACCAGGCCCGTGAACGGCGCGTCGCCCTGGACGAAGGAGCGGACGGTGTAGTCGCGCAGACTCAGGTCGAGGTTGCGGTAGAGCGGATAGGCGTAGAAGAGGGCGAGATAGACGGTGACCGGGGCGAGGAAGCCCCAGGCTGCCCACTGCGGGGAGGCCGGACGGCGCCGATCTCGCGCGGCTCGGGTCGAGGCGGCGACCGCCCCGACCCTGTCGAGCGCGGACCGGCGGTCCGAGAGCTGTTTCGTGTCGTTCATCTGCGGACCGCGAATCCCTGGTTACTTGACGGCCGACTGCGCCTCGGACAGCGCATCCTTGGGCGATTTGGAGCCGCTGAGAGCGGCCTGGACGGCCTTCCACATCTGCTCGGAGATCTTCGGGTACTTGGTGCCCAGGTCGTCGCTGGTACGGCCCCTGGCCGCCCGGACCGCGTCGGCCCACGGCTTCAGGTCGGCGTTTGCGGCCACCTGCTTGTCCTGGACTTCACGGGTGGGGGCCACGTAGGACAGCGTGGTGTCGGTTTTGTAGAGGGCATCGCCGCTGGTCAGGCAAGTGACCAGCTTCTGGGATGTGCCGTAGCGGGCGGAGTCGTTCTGGACCGGGATGGTCACGAACTCGCCACCGGTAGGGGCCGCGGCGTTGCCGCCCTCGGCGGCGGGGATGGGAATCACCCCGTAGTCGAAGCCGGCCTTCTTGGCATTGGCGAGCTGCCAGGTACCGTTCTCGCTGAACGCATAGTCACCGCTGGCGAACTCCTGCCAGCTGGTGGTCTGGGTGTTGTTGAGCACCGAGTTCGGAGCGTAGCCGTTGTCGAGCCAGCCCTTCCACAGGGACAGTGCGGTGACGCCCTGCGCGGAGTCGAGTGCGGTGAGCTTCGCACCCGAACCCCAGAACCACGGCAGGAACTGGAAGCTGCCCTCCTCGGTACCGATCGCCGAGAAGGTGATGCCCTTCTTGCCCGCCTTCTTGACCTTCGCCAGCGCCGCCGTCAGCGACTCCCAGTCCTTGACCGAGGAGGCGTCCACGCCGGCCTTCTTCAGCACCTCCTTGTTGTAGTAGAGGGCCAGGGTGTTGGCGCCGATCGGTGTGCCGTACGTCTTGCCGCCGGACTGGCCGGCCGCGAGCAGGTTGGCATCGGTCTTGGAGGTGTCCAGCTTGTTGTCGTCGGCCGTGGTGAGCACACCCGCCTCGGCGAGGGTCGACACCACCGGATTGTCGACGATGAGGATGTCCGGGGAGTTGCTCTGCTGGGCCGCCAGCAGAGTCTTGTTGGCCAGGTCGCTGGTGTCGAAGGCCGTCCGCTTGATCTTCACGCCCGCCTTGGTGCCGCACTGGTCCAGCAGCTTCGCCCAGTCCGAGCCTTTGGCGAACTGCGGGTACGGGTCCCAGACCGTGTAGGTACCGCCGGCGGCGTCCTTCGATCCGGAGCTGTCCGAGCCGGAGGAGCAGGCGGTGGCGCTGACGGCCAGGGCCAGGGTCGTCAGGGCCACGGCGGTCAGACGGCGTTGTCTGGAGGTGCTGTGCATGGCAGGTCCTTTGCTTGTTAGCACGGGTGTGCCGTGACAGGGGGTGACGGGGGAAGGCCGGAGCACGCTGAAGGCGTCTGTGAAGGATGCGGGTGCTCGGAGCGCTGGAACGAGGTGTCCGTGAGCGTGGTGGGCGGTGCGTCCGTGGGTCGTGGTCGGGAGTGTGGTGGAGTCGGGAGGCCGGGCTCAGGCGGAACCAAGGACGGGCCCGGTGCTGGCCCGCAGGGAGATCGGCGGTGCGAGCAGGTGGTTCCGGGCCGAAGCGCCGGGGTCGTCGAGCCGCTCGACGAGGAGGTCGACGGCGAGACGGCCCATCTCCTCCGCCGGCACGTTGGCGGCGGTGAGCTGCGGAGTCACCGTCTCCGCCCACCGGCCGGCGACGACCCCGGTGACGGAGAAATCGCGCGGTACATGACGGCCCGCCTGGGCGAGCCCCCGGTAGAGACCGCCGAGCGCGGCCTCGTTCAACGTGACCAGCCCCGTGGTGTCCGGGTCGTCCCGCAGAATCCGTTCCAGGCACGCTTGCCCCGACGCGGCGTCGTCCCCGCAGTTGTACGTCCGCACGCTCAGCCCACGTTCGGCCGCGGCCTTGGTGAAGCCGTCCAGGCCACGGTGCGCGGACTCGTATCCGGCC containing:
- a CDS encoding IS5 family transposase (programmed frameshift) is translated as MGKRQSRPWIVSDELWSLIEPLLPEPGPKLVEGRPRVPDRQALCGILFVLHTGIQWEYLPQELGFGSGMTCWRRLAAWNEAGVWDQLHLVLLKQLRAAKQLDWSRAVIDSSHVRAARPGPKSGPSPVDRARPGSKHHVVTDAQGIPLAVSLTGGNRNDVTQLLPLIDKIPAVAGVVGRPRRRPDALLADRAYDHDKYRRLLWQRGIRPVIAERGVEHGSGLGTFRWVVERTIAWLHGFRRLRVRWERRDDIHEAFLGLATCLITHRHVQRLC
- a CDS encoding amylo-alpha-1,6-glucosidase, producing the protein MTAALSGPAFSVHDIPFSAYGSWFDISPVIAEKTYAEDLHLVSHQNGMHGVLRLVPLEPVGGGRAETRVEAIPGLLSWVGESGRVELAYEAPDAVRLRGSGLDFGVLAAVRTLTPFSGTYFFHDPAANAHVFTSYETGRRYRVTVLSGTLADAPGDQALGSSDRGVTVTAEADGHWEVAVEELDTARPPYASSASFDDIASAAQGAFTDFVDAVAPWRSEATPAAELAAYVVWSATVAAKGLVTRPGVLMSKHWMDKVWSWDHCFNALALASGAPELAWHQFHLPFDHQDESGALPDSVTHSEVLYNFVKPPIHGWAFGHLRRSLPTHLGRAELTEVYERLERWTGFWLTVRRAPGAELPYYQHGNDSGWDNATTFDPGRVVVTADLTAFLVLQLRELEALARELGRPDEASRWVGAAEEIQAALLDQLWTGERFVARSAGTGETWSSASLLDLMPIALGEHLPAEVTSALADRIKAHLTPYGLATELTTSPHYRADGYWRGPIWAPATVLIEDGLRRAGHLRLADDISARFRALCETHGFAENFDALTGTGLRDRAYTWTASSYLLLARDHHLRLAGTGSDDAVA
- a CDS encoding carbohydrate ABC transporter permease yields the protein MRTDAVTKTGWKTAVGLLLTGVMLFPVYWMINVSLTRDQDMRKSPPDLFPTHGTLAGYRTVLDEQLPYLGTSLVVALGTVVLTVALAAPAGYALAKLRPRGGGLLSFVLLAAQMIPGIIMAMGFYAVYLQLGLLQSVPGLIVADSTLAVPFAVLIFTAFMSGIPGELLQAAQMDGARALRTFWSIVLPMSRNAVVTVSLFAFLWSWSDFVFANTLVNGGAREPITLGIYHYIGNNNQEWNAIMATAVVASLPAAVILVLAQRYVAAGVTTGAVKD
- a CDS encoding carbohydrate ABC transporter permease; this translates as MNDTKQLSDRRSALDRVGAVAASTRAARDRRRPASPQWAAWGFLAPVTVYLALFYAYPLYRNLDLSLRDYTVRSFVQGDAPFTGLVNYRKVFDDPVFAPALLHTAVFTAVCLVFQYAIGLALAVFFNQNFRLSATLRALFLVPWLLPLIVSSSTWSWMLNSDSGVVNAVLHAVGIGPVNWLTSPSWSLTSVIIANIWIGVPFNLVVLYSGLQSIPGSLHEAAALDGANAWQRFWRITFPLLRPVSAITLLLGLVYTLKVFDLIWIMTKGGPADSSTTFATWSYQLGFGNLLPAFGPGAAVGNLLVVAALVFGLIYVRVQRKQALS
- a CDS encoding extracellular solute-binding protein, producing MHSTSRQRRLTAVALTTLALAVSATACSSGSDSSGSKDAAGGTYTVWDPYPQFAKGSDWAKLLDQCGTKAGVKIKRTAFDTSDLANKTLLAAQQSNSPDILIVDNPVVSTLAEAGVLTTADDNKLDTSKTDANLLAAGQSGGKTYGTPIGANTLALYYNKEVLKKAGVDASSVKDWESLTAALAKVKKAGKKGITFSAIGTEEGSFQFLPWFWGSGAKLTALDSAQGVTALSLWKGWLDNGYAPNSVLNNTQTTSWQEFASGDYAFSENGTWQLANAKKAGFDYGVIPIPAAEGGNAAAPTGGEFVTIPVQNDSARYGTSQKLVTCLTSGDALYKTDTTLSYVAPTREVQDKQVAANADLKPWADAVRAARGRTSDDLGTKYPKISEQMWKAVQAALSGSKSPKDALSEAQSAVK